In Antechinus flavipes isolate AdamAnt ecotype Samford, QLD, Australia chromosome 6, AdamAnt_v2, whole genome shotgun sequence, the sequence TCACATCATAAAGTAGAGAGAAAAcgaaggataattttttttaaagtttgtcaaGGATACTTAGGTTACTACCTAAGTAGTCATCCCAAGGGTTTCATTTAAAGATGAGGTTGGAGAGGGgatattttttagtcatgtccaaatcttcataactccatttggggttttcttgataaatattggaaaggtttgccatttccttcttcagctcattttacaggtgaggaaacagaagcgaacagggtaaaatgacctgcccagtgtcacactgttaagtgtctaaggccaaatttaaattcaggaaaatgaatctttctgattccaggtctggtgctTTACACATTTATTACCCGTCTGCCCCTGGAACAAAATGTATAACaactaagaaaaatcaaaaagacctgtagatgttttattataaaaatatagtttttcaCCATTCATGATAGTAGAGCCACCATACTTGATTCAAATATTCATATGTGCTCAGAGAAAATGTGATAGACAAAGAATGAATAAAGATGGGAAAGGCAGACATATTGGGCCAAGTATACACTTTGCCATATTCTGGCAACACAATCATGACGATATAGAGAGATTGATTCACAGAATTCACAGAATCTGAAAGATGGGATGATATTAAAGGTGGAAAAAGCTTTTCAGACCTTGCTTACACTGAAAAAGACAATCAAGAGCCAGCAATAGCTAACAATCGGACAGCAACAGCCAACAAGCAGCTATTTTTCAGATGCGTCGGAGACATCAGTAGGGTGCAGTTAGGTTTTCCAcaagtaatatttttttatttttttattaaagctttttatttacaaagcctatgtgtggataatttttccaataaTGACCCTTGCatgaccttttgttccaaaatttcccctccttacccctaCTTCCTCCCCTAACTGGCAGGTATCCACAAGTAATATTTTACAATGGCCAGATCTCATAATTAGCTGAAAGATATAGAGAAACGCCTCACTCTACCATGTTcattgtttgttgattttttggGATGGGGGAAGTTTTCAACTGGGTAGAGCAAAGCACTACCTTTAAGACTTTATTCCCCCCAAATCATATCCCACCAGTCGTTTCAGAagcatttgagatttttttgaaaGATAGAACAgcaaaaataacttattcaaatGTCTTCTCATCACAGACATCAGTCAAGGCGTTTTTGAGAGGTGTTTGCTGATGTGTTTGGGGAAATCCATGTTAAAGGATTCTTTGTGAACGGaacatcaggaagacctgtttGAATCCAATCTTAGGTGctagctatgtgtccctgggTTCACAGAGCACCaacttctcaggattgttttaaggaCCAAAAGGGTTAACATATAACATACTTTGAGATCTTGAAGTGCAATAGAAATGCTCAAATTGGGTCCAGGTGACCTTGAGCTGGTGACATCAAAGGTCAGAATACTCCAGAGCCTCAGCATCTGTAACCATTCAAAAAAAGGTGTGCCTCTTCAGTCACTCAACGAAGACCAAACAGAGGAAAAAGATAGTACTCAGATTATGAAAATGCAATTGGATGGATGGCCTCTAGAACCTTCCATTAATGTGCATATCTGAGACAGACAGAACAAATGAACAATGAATCGGACCCAGGATAAAACAAGAAGAGGAAAGAGTTGGGATGGCCTTTGGGACATTTCCAAGATCCTGTGATGTCCCCAAACTCGCCAAAACAAAGAGCCACATTTTTAAGCCAATGTTATACATTGGCAAgacatggaagaagaaaaagtctgaaaattatAGTCCCGTGGAGGGCCAGGAAGGGGCCCATTGTGGATGAGAGTAGGTATCAACCTGCAGTAGGTGTCAACTGGTGAAGATGTCATGGACTTGTAAGGAGAAGATGAGTCGGTCACATGGTAAGGCCCCATCGCTCCCCATTCTTGGGATGTTCAGACATAGGAAGGAAGGCCTCCAGTCACTGGGCAGATGGATGCTCAAGGACCATCTCGTGGGAGCACTTGGATGAGAGCCACAGGACATGAGATTGCCCCATCACAAAGCAATCTCTGTCGAGTGATTGAATTGAGTAACAGCAAGATGCTCCCTGGGTACCAGGAGTACTTTGTCAATGATCAATAGTACAGAAGAAAGGGTGTGGAAGATAGAATCAGAGAAACATGCTTAGAGGAGATGGACTGACCCTGTGTGGACAGTGAGCAGCCTCGGGAGGTGGATCGTGGATAGAGGGAACCTGGGAATGTTGGAATCTAGAGAAAGGCCCaggaccctcccccccccaacccccccagaGGATGAAGGTCTTTCTGGTCTTTTGGATGCAGTTTCCACCTCTGTAAGTTCATAGATCCCTTCAAGATCCAGTCCTCTATTCCACGAGTCCCTGGCTGTGGAAGCTTCCTGCTTCATAGCATGCCCTCTAAAAGCCCTCTTTCGGCCAGGAATCGGCAGCCCTAACACTAATTCCGAGCCAAGCTCACACTCCTCTGTTCAGAGCATCCTGGAAACCTCGGCTCTTTTCCTGTTACCTCAGGAATGGGCCTCGACCTCTCTAGGAGCAGGCCACCCAGTAGAGAAGCCCTACCTGATGGGATCACTCAGAGCAGAATGTTCCCCTGGAGAAGGACGCTTCCGCAGCTCATTTCCTTGCGCATTGCCAGCACCAGGCTTGAGATGTGCCCTGGGGTCCCTTCCAGGAAACGGCCCTCTTCCGCAGGGGAAGGGCTCCCGGAGGAGTTGGGGGGCGTGGCAATGTCAGCAGATTCAGTCCCTCAGACCAACTGGCTTCAACAGGGGAGTAGCACCTGAGCTCAGGACATCGCCAATGAAGTGCCCATCCTcccatatttgttttttaaaaagtcatgagAATTCCATGTTCTCTTTTAAACACTTTTACTGGCTTTCCTCAAGATTTTCTTGGGGAATTCGTCCTGGGCAAAAGGCGTTTTGTCCCACCCCACCCCTGGCTCCCCTTGCTACTAGGTCGCTTGCCCAGATTGTCTCCCTTTAGGAGATGGGCCGGGTTCTGTCTCTTTCTTGGAGAGAACAGAGGCATTGGAGCAGCAGAACTTCCCACTAACTTTCTCCAGAGAAACCTGGCTCCCAGCTGTTGGTAGCGGCCCCTAGCCGTCGTCCCACCCGCGGTAGTTAGTCTTGCTATCTGCCCAGCCAAGTGACCGGGATGCCCTGGGGTCCTGGCAATATCCAGAGACTTGGGAAAAGCTAAAGACGGAGGGATCTGGCTGGGCTGTGGCTGCTGACAGATCCAGGAGGGGCTGAGAAAATGCCAGTGGCAAAGGGGTCCTAAGCTGACGGGGGCCACATCTCTGCCCCTGGAGCAGCGAATCATGGCACGTGATGTGACACAATGGTCCTCGCTCCGCCCTGTGCCCTGCCCCCAAGGGTCTGCATTCCCTGCGGGCTCGGGCCCATCTCTCACTCGTGGGCAGGCAGGGGACAGGGCAAGACAGTACATAGAAAGGGGAGGCACTAGAGGAGGAGGGTCTCCTCCTTTAGTGCGCTGGCCATTGCTGCAGGGGCGAGTGACCGGGCTCCAGTCCCTGGGCATCGTCCGGCTCTTTTAGATCAAACCGGAGGAGCCTGCAGAAGCTGGCGGGCTGGCTGCTCGGCTTAGAGTCGCAGGTGCTGCCCCCCAGCCCAGGTTCCGAGGCAGTATTCTGGCTCCGGGACAGGCTTGGTGAAGGACTGGCCGCCCCAGCCGGACAGCTCTCCTCCAGCAGGGTGTGCTGCCCGCCTGCAGGAACCCGGGCCTTCGGCCCTGCTGCCCCCTGTGGCTGAGTCCCTAGGGTGACGCTTTCAGAGGCTCCCCAGCAGGGCAAGGCAGGCAGCCCAGTTGCACGCCCCCTCTCTGGGGGGACTGAGCAGGCCGGCACCACCATGGCTGTGTGGGAGGGCTCTCCGCTGGAGCAGGAGAACATCTGGCCTGCTGAGCAGAGGTGGGAGGGGGGCTGATGCTGGGGTGAGAGCCCCGCCCTTCCCAGCAGACTGCTTTCACACCTCTCAAGTCCCTGCCACGGAGCCCGAGCGCTCCACTTCACGGTCCATAACTTTGCAAAACTCGGCGAAGAACTCAACACCTCGAATTACTGTCATGGGAGGGGGACCGAATCACGAGGGAGGGAGGAGCCCGCGGGGCTGCCTTAGACCCCCCTGACTTGAGAGGAAAACCCAGGAATCCACATGAGGATCGACTCCCCAGGCTGTGCCGGTAAGGGCTCTGCGCTCCGAGCCtcgtttttctcatctgtagaatgggagcTGATGGCTGTGCTGTCTCCTTCATGGGAAGTAAAACACAAGCGGAAGGGGAAGCTTCTAGGCTCAGGACAGGTGGTAGACCCTCATCCTCTGCAAACCTGCTTAGCCCCAGCCCGCTGCCTGAGGAGCCGAAGGATGCCCTCGGTGATCTCCAGGTCCGGCTATGGGGATGGGTGGACCCCCGACTTCGGGATGGCAGCCCTGCCTGGGTCACTTAACTCCCATAACCTTCTGCGATCTCACTCTGAGTTGCCAGAAGGAATCGGGGACTCCCTGTTGAGGGACCTTGCCAGGTCTTTCCTCCACCAGCGCGGAGGGAAGCTGTCAGGCTGAGCCCTTCCCCCAGCGCTCGCTGCTGAGCACTGAATGGCTCCCCAAAGCCAGCGGGCAGCTGGGCCAGACGGCCTCGGGCAAGCCGGCCTGGTCTAAGTGAGCACGTGGCACAGCTGGGAGTGCTGGGGCAACGGGAGAGGAGAGACCTCTCAGGGTGGCCAGCCCGGGGGCTCCCAGATGTGAAAGGGGAAGGCCATTTTATTAGGCTCACATCCCTCCTATCAGTCCTTCTGTACAGTCCCCCTGCCCCCTTTCCCAGGGTTGAGGGGGGGAGCTGCCCGGGAGAGCCAAGGCTGCCGGGTCCCTTTGGGCCATCAGGGGCCCCGGATCTGTTGGACTGGGAGTCCAGCTCCGGAGAGGGCGGTGCACGATGGGTGGGCAGTCAGGCTATAAATACCCAAGCCCTGTCAGCACCGGGGGCAAGGACGAAGCTTCCCCTCCCGCCCCTCCCCAGGAAGTGCACATGTTCACAGGGCCTCCCTAGGGGGGAGGCTCCGCCAGGCACCCGCCCTGCGCCCTCCGGCTCTTCTCTGCTGACCCCGAACCCCCACCCTCGGGGTGCCCGGAGCGTCTGCCTCTGCAGTAGCCAGCCGCAGCCGCGGCCCAGCGCTAAGGCAGCTGGGATCCTCGGTCCCAACGCCCTGGGAGGAGGGTCGTGGGTCTGCCTCTGCCCCCAGCCAGGGTCCTAGCAAAGGAGCCCGAGCACGCGGCGAAAGAAGTTCCGGAACTCCGTATTGAAGACGGTGTAGATGACAGGGTTCAGGGCGCTGTTCACGTAACCCAACCACGTGACTACGCTGACCAGCCCCCGGGGCAGGGGGCAGGCGGGGCACAGCGCCCTGGTGACGTGGACCACAAAGAACGGCGTCCAGCACACGAGGAAGGCACCTGGGGGTAAGAGGCTTCCGTGAGGCCGGTCCTCAACTCCGGGATGCACTTCTCCcgccgcccctcccccccagtccTGGGCTCCCCGCCCTCCCGCCGCCCCTCCCCCCTGTCCTGGGCTCCccgccctccctccaccccacccccttccaAGTCCCGGCTCCCCGGCCTCCTCTCAGAACCCCAGCTGCCGAGGGGACACCCACCGACTACCACCGGCAGCACCCTCATGGCCTTCCGCTCCCGGCCCGTGATCTTGGCTCGTTTTTTCGGGGGCCCGGCGGGGGGCAGCGCCTGGGGCCGGGGCCCGACTGGGTAAGACACCGTCTGGATTGGGCCGCGGGCCGAGTGGCCCTCCCGGTCGGGGCCCTCCGCGTCCGGGTCCTCCGGGTTGCGGCCGCCCCCGTCCGAGCCCTCCGAGTCGGGCCCCGGAAAGCGCCGGCGAGGCCAGGGCCGGGGCGGCCGGCCCGGCCCGCGGGCGGCCCCCGGGCCCAGGCTCCGCCGCAGCTTGGCCCTGCGGGCCTCCTCCCAGGTGCGGAGGCGCCGGAACATGGCGCAGTAGAGGACCAGCATCAGCGGGCAGGGCAGGAAGAAGGAGCACACCGACGACCAGACGACGTAGTTCCGGCTCTCCAGCTGGCACACGGCCGGGTCCCGGTCCGGGGCGCCGT encodes:
- the DRD4 gene encoding D(4) dopamine receptor is translated as MPGNRSFSNASELAGSGRGGLGTLEPHVGALVGGILLMVTVLAGNALVCVSVAAERALQTPTNFFIVSLAVADLLLALLVLPLFVYSEYQGGVWTLNPALCDALMTMDVMLCTASIFHLCAISVDRFIAVSVPLNYSRRQLGRRQLLLIGAVWGLAFAVAAPVLFGLNGAPDRDPAVCQLESRNYVVWSSVCSFFLPCPLMLVLYCAMFRRLRTWEEARRAKLRRSLGPGAARGPGRPPRPWPRRRFPGPDSEGSDGGGRNPEDPDAEGPDREGHSARGPIQTVSYPVGPRPQALPPAGPPKKRAKITGRERKAMRVLPVVVGAFLVCWTPFFVVHVTRALCPACPLPRGLVSVVTWLGYVNSALNPVIYTVFNTEFRNFFRRVLGLLC